The DNA window GGTTAGCTGCCGGCCTGGCCCCCGCGGGCGGGGCCGGGTTCTGCCAGAACCAGAATCTGCCTCGCGGCCATCTCGGGCGAGAACATGCTGCGGCCGAGTTGCTTTCCCCGTTCGGCCATCGATTTGCGCAGGGCATCGTCGTCCGCCAGTTCCTCGGCCAGCCGCTTCAACTCGTTGACGAAGTAACCAACATAGACCCTCCCCACGCCGTTGTCTTCGATCAGGCGCTGGACGTCCGTCCCGGCGTTGACGCGCGCCAGCACCGGCAGACCGTACTGCATGTAGGAGACGAATTTCCCGGGAACGTTATGGGTCTTGTGATCCGGATGCAGCGCGACCAGCCCAACCTCGCATTGTGCGAGCAGGCCGGGGATTTCGGAGGGGTCGATCTCATCGAAAAACAGCACGTTGTTCAGATCCCGTGACACTCTTTCCGTCTCGAGTTTCGAGAATTCGGAGCCGCGACCCACGAGGAGGAACCCGATATCGCCGCGATGGCGCAGGCTTTGGATCAGCTCCACAAAAATTTCAATGCCTTGGGCTACGCCCATGTTGCCGATATAGACGAATATCTTGCGACCGGCCAACGAGGTGCGGGCAATCTGGATGCTGCACCCGACGTTTGGCGTCGTCGCCAGCCAGTTGTGCAGCACTTCGATCCGCCGGTGAGCGGATTTCGTCCAGCTCGGCAAGTAGGCTAGGTTCGATTCGGTTTGCACTCCGATCGTATCAGCGACCGCATACTGGAACGCGGCGACCGCCTTAAACAGGAAGTAGACCGGCCCCTTCTTGATAATGCCCAGGTCGACCGCCCATTCGGGAAAGATGTCGCGCAGGATGAGATAGGTCCGCGCCTCGGATGCCCGGCGTAACGCCCAGATCAGCGGCCCGAAGAAGATCGGCGGCGAATACCACACGATAAGGTCCCACTTCGTTGAACGAAACGGACTCCTGTGCACATTGCGCAGCATCGCGAATGGCAGCCACATTTCCGCAATCGCCCGCCGGAAGTGAGTAGCGGCACGCGTCGGCGGGGCCGCGATACGCAACACGTTAACGCCGTCGAGCTGTTCGACCTTCCAGGGTTCATCTGATGTCAGCGAAGGCACAATCACTACAGGCTGATGACCGAGCGCCGTGAATTGCTGTGCCAGATCCCGCAATTGAACCGCCGCCGAAGTCCGCAGCGGCGGATAGTCCGTCGAGATTAGGGCAATCTGCAAGCTGCGGCTCATGTCGGTGACTTCGAAGGAACGAACAACACGCGGGGCGGTTGCCCGCGACGCGAGAGGCGAACGTCAAAAGAAATTGGTGATCTGGGTCCGGATCGCGTTCACAACCACTGCCGAAGGCGAATAATCCTCTTCGAATTCGTACCTGGCGCCCCACGGCAAGCTGACCGCCAGCGTCACTGCCTCGACGATATTTTCCGCTTCCATCCCCGAAACGATCGTGGCTCCGCTCTCGAGCGTTTCCATGCGTTCGGTCGCCATGCGCAGACTCACATTGGGGACTTTGTAGAACAGACCCTCTTCGGCCGCGGTACCGGAGTCGGAGAGCACGCAGAACGCTTGCTTGAGCAGCTGGTTGAAGTCGTAAAATCCGAGGGGCGCCATGATTCGAATGTTGGGCGGCACCGCGATTCCGCTCAGCTTGCTGGTGGTGCGAGGATGCATCGGGAAGATAATTTCGCGCTTGAGCCGCTGGTTTAGTATGCCGAGCGCCTTGAAAATATTGCCGAGGTTCTCGGGATTGTCGACGTTCTCGCTGCGATGCGCCGTGACGAGAATGTAGTTCTTCGGCTCCAGCTTCAGCCGCTTCAGGATGTCGCTTTTCTCTATCTCGGGCGCGAAGGCACGCATGGCCTCAAACGTCGTGTTGCCGGTCACAATGATCTTGGACGGATGAATGCCCTCGCGCAGCAGGTTTTCACGGTGATAGCGGTTGTACGGCAGCAGGATATTGCTGATGTGATCAATCAAGATGCGATTGCGTTGCTCCGGCATGCGGCGATCCCACGCTCGAAGGCCGGCTTCCATGTGGAAAATCTTGATACCGCGATGCGCCGCTGGCAACACGCTGAGGCCGCTATAGGTGTCGCCGAGGATCAATAACGCATCCGGCTTCACCTTTTCCATCAAGGCGTCCGACTTGATAATCACGTCCGCCACCTCTGGTCCATAACCGGAAGTGTCAATATCGAGCTCATAGTCTGGCTTTCGCAGCTTCAAATCCTTGAAGAAAAAGTCACGAAGCTCGGGGGTGAAATTCTGCCCGGTATGAACCATCACGTGGTCGAAGTTCAACTCGTCGAGCTTCTTCAGCGTCGCCCACATCTTGATCATTTCCGGGCGCGTCCCGAAAATCGACATAACCTTCATTTGCGTGTTCCGTGCGTCGGTTGAATCGCGGCGTCAGGCCGGTTTATCGTTACGGTGCGGGGGGCGGAAAAATCGAGACCTTGGGCAGCGGAAGAATCATCCGCCCGCCCCTGGCCAGATAGCTTGCATTCTTTTTACGGATTTCATCAAAGAAACTCCAAGCGAAAATCAGCAGATAGTCCGGTGGATCATCACGTCCGAGGACCGAGCTTGTAAATATCTCGAAATGCGATCTCGGCGTGTAGAACGAAGCTTTCGCCGGCGCGTCGTCGATCATGTAATCCAGATGATCATGGTTGATGCCGCAATACTGGATCATGGTGTTGGCACGGCCCGAGGCGCCGTAACCGGATATTCGCTTGCCCTGCCCCCGCAGATCTCTGAGCAGTCCAATCAGTTCGTCGCGGTGTGCGGCGACAGTATCAGAGAACGCCAGGAAGGTCTCGTACCGGTCAAATCCCCGCGCTCGCTCCTCTGCCTCGAGTGCGACGACCGCGGGCGATACCGAAGCGCTGTGCTTGCTGCCTTTCTTGCACGCATAAAACCTGATCGAACCGGCATGGATCGGTATCGGCTTTATGTCGAACACCATCATGTCATACCGGGCGAGATGATTGACCGCGGACAGCAGCGAATAATAGTAAAGGTGCTCGTGATAGATCATGTCGTATTGCAGTTCGTCGATCACCTTGCCGAGGTAATGAACCTCAAAGGCAAACACGCCCTCTGGATGCAGCGCTTCGGCGACTGCCCGGGTCGTCCCCTGAATGTCCGGGATGTGCGCGTAGACGTTGTTGGCCATAATCAGGTCGACCTTGCCATGTTCGGCGACAACGGCGCGCGCGACCTCTTCCGTGAAATAATTATTGATCACCTTGACCCGGGAATCATCGATGGTGGCGACCACGTTTGAGGCAGGATCGACACCAATAACGGTCCGGATGCCCTCGTCCGCCAACGGACGCAGCAGCACGCCATCATTGCAGCCGAATTCGAGCACGGTGGCTCCGGCCGGGTCGAGAAAACGCCGCGTTACCTCGGCGGCGTATTCCCTAAAGTGGTCGCGCAGAGTGCCGATCGACGACGAGAAATAGAAGTAGTCCCGAAACATCACGTCGGCCGGAACCTTGTCGGTGACCTGCACGGCGTAACAATCCTTGCAGAAGTGCAGCCGCATCGGAAAGGTGCGCTCGGTCGCGAACTGCTCGGGCTTCAGGAACGCGCCGGCGAGGCCGACCTTGCCGAAATCCATCACCAACCCAAGCCGTTTGCTGTCGCAGAAGGCACAGACAGGCTGATTGGAACCGCTCAGGTCCATAGTATAGATTTCCTATCTCTTGCCGCTAACCGGCGGCATCCGTCGCGGATGTCCTCGTGAGGCGACTACCACAATCGCTCCGCCAGGTCGATTGTCGAAAAAGACCCTATATTTCGGCGATAGCCGCGTCCTGTCCCCGCAGGTGCCGCTGAATGAAATCAAGCTTGAGCAGCAGTTCCTTCACCCCGGCCACGCTCAAACGCTCGGTGTTATGCGACGTGTAGTCGTCGAGCGTTGATATCTGCTTTTCGCCGTCGGTAAAATACATAGCGTAATTGAGGTCCCTGTTATCAGCCGGGATACGGTAATATTGTTTCATATCCTCGACCCTCGCCATCTCCTCACGCGACACCAGGGATTCGTACAGCTTCTCACCGTGGCGGGTTCCGACGATCTGGATCGGATTGTCGGCGTTGAAAATCTCCTTGAGCGCCTGCACTAGATCGCCGATCGTCGCAGCGGGAGCCTTCTGGACGAAGATGTCGCCCTGCTTCCCGTGACCATAGGCATGCAGCACCAAGTCCACGGAGTCGTCGAGCGACATCAGGAAGCGGGTCATGTTGGGGTCGGTGATCGTGAGCGGCTTGCCGGCTTTGATCTGCGACACGAACAGCGGTATTACCGACCCTCGCGAAACCATGACGTTGCCGTAGCGCGTCGCACACAGCAGCGTTTCGGTCGATGATAGGCTGCGCGACTTCGCCACCATGACCTTTTCCATCAGCGCCTTGGTCTGCCCCATGGCGTTGATCGGATAGACCGCCTTGTCGGTGCTGAGCACGACGACCCTCTCGACACCATTGGATATCGCCGCGCTCATGACGTTCTCGGTGCCCAGAATATTGGTCCGAACCGCCTCGAGCG is part of the Bradyrhizobium erythrophlei genome and encodes:
- a CDS encoding glycosyltransferase family 4 protein, translated to MSRSLQIALISTDYPPLRTSAAVQLRDLAQQFTALGHQPVVIVPSLTSDEPWKVEQLDGVNVLRIAAPPTRAATHFRRAIAEMWLPFAMLRNVHRSPFRSTKWDLIVWYSPPIFFGPLIWALRRASEARTYLILRDIFPEWAVDLGIIKKGPVYFLFKAVAAFQYAVADTIGVQTESNLAYLPSWTKSAHRRIEVLHNWLATTPNVGCSIQIARTSLAGRKIFVYIGNMGVAQGIEIFVELIQSLRHRGDIGFLLVGRGSEFSKLETERVSRDLNNVLFFDEIDPSEIPGLLAQCEVGLVALHPDHKTHNVPGKFVSYMQYGLPVLARVNAGTDVQRLIEDNGVGRVYVGYFVNELKRLAEELADDDALRKSMAERGKQLGRSMFSPEMAARQILVLAEPGPARGGQAGS
- the wecB gene encoding non-hydrolyzing UDP-N-acetylglucosamine 2-epimerase is translated as MKVMSIFGTRPEMIKMWATLKKLDELNFDHVMVHTGQNFTPELRDFFFKDLKLRKPDYELDIDTSGYGPEVADVIIKSDALMEKVKPDALLILGDTYSGLSVLPAAHRGIKIFHMEAGLRAWDRRMPEQRNRILIDHISNILLPYNRYHRENLLREGIHPSKIIVTGNTTFEAMRAFAPEIEKSDILKRLKLEPKNYILVTAHRSENVDNPENLGNIFKALGILNQRLKREIIFPMHPRTTSKLSGIAVPPNIRIMAPLGFYDFNQLLKQAFCVLSDSGTAAEEGLFYKVPNVSLRMATERMETLESGATIVSGMEAENIVEAVTLAVSLPWGARYEFEEDYSPSAVVVNAIRTQITNFF
- a CDS encoding class I SAM-dependent methyltransferase, whose translation is MDLSGSNQPVCAFCDSKRLGLVMDFGKVGLAGAFLKPEQFATERTFPMRLHFCKDCYAVQVTDKVPADVMFRDYFYFSSSIGTLRDHFREYAAEVTRRFLDPAGATVLEFGCNDGVLLRPLADEGIRTVIGVDPASNVVATIDDSRVKVINNYFTEEVARAVVAEHGKVDLIMANNVYAHIPDIQGTTRAVAEALHPEGVFAFEVHYLGKVIDELQYDMIYHEHLYYYSLLSAVNHLARYDMMVFDIKPIPIHAGSIRFYACKKGSKHSASVSPAVVALEAEERARGFDRYETFLAFSDTVAAHRDELIGLLRDLRGQGKRISGYGASGRANTMIQYCGINHDHLDYMIDDAPAKASFYTPRSHFEIFTSSVLGRDDPPDYLLIFAWSFFDEIRKKNASYLARGGRMILPLPKVSIFPPPAP
- a CDS encoding polysaccharide biosynthesis protein, with protein sequence MFTDKVIAITGGTGSFGQHILRGFLATDVAEIRIFSRDEKKQEEMRSAFNNTKLKFYIGDVRAYDSIHQALKGAHYVFHAAALKQVPSCEFYPLEAVRTNILGTENVMSAAISNGVERVVVLSTDKAVYPINAMGQTKALMEKVMVAKSRSLSSTETLLCATRYGNVMVSRGSVIPLFVSQIKAGKPLTITDPNMTRFLMSLDDSVDLVLHAYGHGKQGDIFVQKAPAATIGDLVQALKEIFNADNPIQIVGTRHGEKLYESLVSREEMARVEDMKQYYRIPADNRDLNYAMYFTDGEKQISTLDDYTSHNTERLSVAGVKELLLKLDFIQRHLRGQDAAIAEI